The genomic window GCCCCACGAACGTGCAGGTCTACGTCGACAACATGGTCGACGCCTTCAGCGAGCTCGATCCCGATCACGCCGCCGACTACGCGGCGAACGGCTCGGCGTACAACGAGCAGCTGCAGGCGGTCGAGGACGAATTGGTCGCCGGCCTCGCCGCGCTGCCCGCGCGCCAGCGTGCGCTCGTCACCTGCGAGGGCGCGTTCTCGTACCTCGCACGCGACACCGGACTCGCCGAGTCGTACATCTGGCCGGTGAACGCCGAGCAGCAGGCGACCCCGAAGCAGATCGCCGCGGCGATCGAGTTCGTCGAGGCCGACGACGTGCCCGCCGTCTTCTGCGAATCGACCGTGTCCGACAAGCCCATGCAGCAGGTCGTCGATGCCACGGGCGCCGAGTTCGGCGGCATCCTGTACGTCGACTCGCTCTCCGAGGCCGACGGACCGGTGCCGACCTACCTCGACCTCATCCGTCACGACACCGAGACGATCCTCGCGGCCCTGACCGGCGGTGCCGGGTGACGGTCGCGATCGCGCTCGACGACGTCACCGTCCGGTACGGCGAGGTCGTCGCGCTGGACGGCGTCTCGCTCGAGGTCCGCGCGGGGCGGGTGACCGCGCTGATCGGCATGAACGGATCGGGCAAGTCCACGCTGTTCAAGACCGCCACCGGCATGATCCGCCCGGCGACGGGGCGGGTGCGGATCGCCGGCGAGACTCCCGCCGCGGCGCGCAAGCGCGGTGACGTCGGCTACGTCCCGCAGAGCGAGGACGTCGACTTCGACTTCCCAGTCTCCGTGCGCGACGTCGTGATGATGGGCCGCTACGGCCATCTGGGCATCACCCGGCGGCCCCGCGCGGCCGATCGCGCCGCGGTCGACGAGGCGCTCGCACGTGTCGAGCTCACCGACCTCGCGGACCGC from Agromyces sp. LHK192 includes these protein-coding regions:
- a CDS encoding metal ABC transporter substrate-binding protein codes for the protein MPKSQRRIRRSSAVAVTALLGAAALAGCSGVDASANGADDRPVVLTTFTVLADIARNVAGDHLEVASITKVGAEIHGYEPTPLDIAKASEADLILDNGLGLESWFEQFVDSVDVPHVVVSDGVEAIDITDDAYAGKPNPHAWMSPTNVQVYVDNMVDAFSELDPDHAADYAANGSAYNEQLQAVEDELVAGLAALPARQRALVTCEGAFSYLARDTGLAESYIWPVNAEQQATPKQIAAAIEFVEADDVPAVFCESTVSDKPMQQVVDATGAEFGGILYVDSLSEADGPVPTYLDLIRHDTETILAALTGGAG
- a CDS encoding metal ABC transporter ATP-binding protein, which produces MTVAIALDDVTVRYGEVVALDGVSLEVRAGRVTALIGMNGSGKSTLFKTATGMIRPATGRVRIAGETPAAARKRGDVGYVPQSEDVDFDFPVSVRDVVMMGRYGHLGITRRPRAADRAAVDEALARVELTDLADRQIGRLSGGQRKRAFVARGIAQDAGILLLDEPFAGVDKASEATIVRLLRELAADGRTILVSTHDLHALPALADEAVLLLHRVVFHGSVDEALRPERLAQAFGLDLLGPGEAA